The following proteins are encoded in a genomic region of Pelodictyon phaeoclathratiforme BU-1:
- a CDS encoding CPBP family glutamic-type intramembrane protease, with the protein MQTFFSSDPFAARRPSFFANTLFLIVVMLLYPLAGVLLFSFVGSGREATFSLLPIERGMLPLIRLVQVVGQLLVLALPVLLLSAWHTGRKNPFSREGFAFLGIGKSVDFSVTALAVGGIFLLQPLLYTLIALQDLYLWTALGAAGREVVRQRDLMDSFIKELALVRTIPELFLVAFVLAFTPAVCEELLFRGYIQQNYTRSMSSGSAVLLTGCIFALFHLSAANLLPLVLLGWYIGYIYSLTGNLVIPFFVHFSNNLAALLLLVFFEGSRSAGITGSAALIFSPWWWLVVAGSLFLFVLVLWRLFADFSSRDGVVRAGVFH; encoded by the coding sequence ATGCAGACTTTTTTCTCTTCTGACCCATTTGCGGCGCGGCGGCCCTCCTTTTTTGCCAATACCCTTTTTTTGATCGTCGTCATGCTGCTCTATCCTCTTGCCGGTGTCTTGCTTTTTTCTTTTGTTGGCAGCGGGCGCGAGGCGACCTTTTCCTTGTTACCCATCGAGAGGGGTATGCTTCCTCTCATTCGTCTGGTTCAGGTTGTCGGACAGCTTCTTGTGCTTGCCCTGCCTGTGCTTCTGCTTTCCGCATGGCATACAGGCCGTAAAAATCCCTTTTCCCGTGAAGGTTTTGCTTTTTTAGGAATAGGTAAAAGTGTTGACTTTAGTGTAACAGCATTGGCGGTTGGCGGTATTTTTTTGCTGCAGCCACTGTTGTATACCCTTATCGCACTGCAGGATCTCTATCTCTGGACAGCTCTTGGAGCTGCTGGAAGAGAGGTGGTTCGTCAGCGTGATCTGATGGACTCGTTCATCAAGGAGCTTGCACTGGTTCGCACTATTCCGGAACTGTTTCTGGTCGCCTTTGTCCTTGCCTTTACCCCGGCAGTTTGTGAAGAGCTGCTGTTCAGGGGTTATATCCAGCAGAACTATACACGATCAATGTCTTCTGGCAGTGCGGTACTGCTGACGGGTTGTATTTTTGCGCTCTTTCACCTGAGTGCGGCAAATCTTCTGCCCCTTGTTTTGCTTGGGTGGTATATTGGCTATATTTACTCGTTGACGGGCAACCTGGTGATTCCTTTCTTTGTTCATTTTTCGAACAATCTTGCTGCGCTTCTTCTTCTTGTCTTTTTCGAAGGGAGCCGTTCTGCCGGAATCACGGGGTCGGCGGCCCTTATTTTTTCGCCATGGTGGTGGCTGGTTGTTGCGGGAAGTCTATTTCTTTTTGTTCTGGTTCTTTGGCGGTTGTTTGCTGATTTCTCTTCACGAGATGGAGTTGTGCGGGCAGGTGTTTTCCATTGA
- the nusA gene encoding transcription termination factor NusA, protein MVRKKIKDEGQDRRLQIASAFGEIEQSKIFLDKRTESAAVKMDIADLLKDIIQKQLRKDYDPEVESNIFINPERGDFEVYILKKIVEEIDIESIEITLKEVRKIDDSLEIGDYYEEGPIRLEDYLSRKSIQIIKQSVQKKVRDLERLVVYEECLEKVGEIVAGEVYQVRANEVIFTYNTSKDHRVELVLPKSEMMKKDNPRRTPRMKLYVKRIEREKAKVRLDDGSMVEREKADGGMKVIVSRVDDRFLYKLFEHEVPEILDGLIVIKAIARVPGERAKVAVESTSARIDPVGATVGYRGKRIQSIVKELNNENIDVIYYADEPQIYISRAMQPAKIDPLTVHADVKTRKARVMLKPDQIKYAIGKNGNNIHLAEKLTGYEIDVYRDVIDKSTEDPTDIDIIEFREEFGDDMIYQLLDGGLDTAKKVLKAGVDEIELSLLGSSKPEEQTVFGKSYKTGVKPRERKVTDEEKRYWKKIAENIYKTVKEQFTEADLEALFDDEIEPETDDLAVEKS, encoded by the coding sequence ATGGTCAGAAAGAAGATAAAAGATGAGGGACAAGATCGGAGGTTGCAGATTGCCAGCGCTTTCGGCGAAATCGAGCAGTCCAAGATCTTTCTGGATAAACGCACGGAAAGTGCGGCTGTAAAAATGGATATTGCCGATCTCCTTAAGGATATTATCCAGAAGCAACTCAGAAAAGACTATGATCCCGAAGTTGAATCCAACATTTTCATCAACCCCGAACGGGGAGATTTCGAAGTCTATATTCTGAAAAAAATTGTTGAAGAAATAGATATAGAGAGCATCGAGATCACGCTCAAAGAGGTAAGAAAAATTGACGACTCCCTTGAAATTGGAGATTATTATGAAGAGGGGCCGATCCGCCTTGAAGACTATCTGAGTCGCAAATCCATTCAGATTATCAAACAGTCAGTGCAGAAGAAGGTACGTGACCTTGAACGGCTTGTTGTTTACGAAGAGTGTCTTGAAAAAGTGGGTGAGATTGTTGCTGGTGAGGTCTATCAGGTTCGTGCGAATGAAGTTATTTTCACTTACAACACATCGAAAGACCATCGCGTTGAACTGGTGTTGCCGAAGTCAGAGATGATGAAAAAAGATAATCCGCGTCGAACCCCGCGGATGAAACTCTATGTCAAGCGTATTGAGCGTGAGAAAGCAAAAGTGCGGCTTGATGATGGCAGTATGGTTGAACGTGAAAAAGCAGACGGCGGCATGAAAGTCATTGTGTCGAGAGTTGATGACCGTTTTTTATACAAGCTGTTTGAACACGAAGTTCCGGAAATTCTTGATGGGCTTATTGTTATCAAGGCCATTGCACGGGTACCGGGTGAACGCGCAAAGGTTGCAGTTGAATCCACCAGTGCAAGGATAGACCCGGTTGGAGCAACAGTCGGATATCGAGGGAAACGTATTCAAAGCATAGTCAAAGAGCTGAACAACGAAAATATCGATGTTATCTACTATGCCGATGAACCACAGATTTATATTTCAAGGGCCATGCAGCCTGCAAAAATTGATCCTCTTACGGTTCATGCCGATGTGAAAACACGGAAAGCAAGGGTAATGCTCAAGCCCGACCAGATCAAATATGCTATTGGAAAGAATGGGAACAATATCCATCTGGCTGAAAAACTGACGGGTTATGAAATCGATGTTTATCGTGATGTGATCGACAAATCGACGGAAGATCCTACCGATATTGATATCATTGAGTTCCGTGAAGAGTTTGGTGATGACATGATTTACCAGCTTCTTGATGGTGGTCTCGACACTGCCAAAAAGGTACTGAAGGCTGGAGTTGATGAAATTGAACTCTCCCTTTTGGGATCGTCCAAACCCGAAGAGCAGACAGTTTTTGGGAAAAGTTACAAGACCGGCGTAAAACCGAGGGAGCGGAAAGTTACCGACGAGGAGAAGCGCTATTGGAAGAAGATTGCTGAAAATATTTATAAAACCGTAAAGGAACAGTTTACCGAAGCGGATCTGGAGGCTCTGTTTGATGATGAAATTGAGCCTGAAACAGATGACTTGGCGGTTGAAAAATCATGA
- a CDS encoding PTS sugar transporter subunit IIA produces MKIEGLLSEKYVVLNLELALKSQVIEKMLSIVTDHPGVVDIGKLREDVLKREQEMSTGIGKTLALPHAKSSGVTQPVMAFATLSRAINFDSIDNEPVRIVFLLATPEDMLAEHLKLLGRITRLAGRDDVRKRLVLARSAGEVIELFREEEKDFPQI; encoded by the coding sequence ATGAAAATTGAAGGCCTTCTTTCCGAAAAGTATGTCGTTTTGAATCTTGAACTTGCCTTAAAAAGTCAGGTGATTGAAAAAATGCTCTCCATTGTGACCGATCATCCCGGTGTGGTCGATATTGGAAAGCTTCGCGAGGATGTTCTCAAGCGCGAACAGGAGATGTCGACCGGTATCGGCAAAACGTTAGCCTTGCCTCACGCAAAAAGTTCCGGAGTGACCCAGCCAGTTATGGCGTTCGCCACGCTCAGCCGCGCAATCAATTTTGATTCGATTGATAATGAGCCGGTTCGTATTGTCTTTCTTCTTGCAACACCTGAAGATATGCTTGCGGAACACTTGAAGCTGCTCGGACGCATTACAAGGCTTGCAGGTCGGGATGATGTGCGCAAGAGGCTTGTGCTTGCCAGATCAGCAGGCGAGGTTATTGAGCTTTTCAGGGAAGAGGAAAAAGACTTCCCACAGATCTAA
- a CDS encoding phosphatidate cytidylyltransferase, whose product MGKLLSVNLLQRIVVALAGIPLLLWLIQLGGLWFFLFFSLLALLAVFEFHRLALHKAHPPALWIVLLITALFQANFYLHWAEVWELMLAVVLSLLVMELFLKEGSPLLNLGAILPGLLYVNLSFGSLLRLRLDAADGKGEIMVFLMFFCVWSADIFAYFGGSSLGGKFIHRKLFERLSPHKTWEGFLSGLAGSVAAAMIYGSFIPQLPVSTALLTGLLIGLASPAGDLIESMFKRDAGVKDSSGLIPGHGGVLDRFDTIMFVSPFIYFITMHL is encoded by the coding sequence ATGGGTAAACTTTTAAGTGTTAATTTGCTCCAAAGGATCGTCGTGGCTCTTGCAGGTATCCCCCTGCTGTTGTGGCTCATCCAGCTTGGCGGACTCTGGTTTTTTCTGTTCTTCTCTCTATTAGCGCTGCTTGCTGTTTTTGAGTTTCATCGCCTTGCCCTGCATAAGGCTCACCCGCCAGCCCTCTGGATTGTATTACTGATAACGGCACTGTTTCAGGCGAATTTCTATCTGCATTGGGCGGAGGTTTGGGAGCTTATGCTTGCAGTTGTGCTCTCCCTTCTGGTCATGGAGCTTTTTTTGAAAGAGGGTTCTCCGCTGCTTAATTTAGGGGCCATCCTGCCTGGCCTTCTCTATGTCAATCTCTCTTTTGGCTCCCTGCTGCGGCTTCGTCTTGATGCTGCTGATGGCAAGGGAGAAATAATGGTCTTTCTCATGTTTTTTTGTGTCTGGTCAGCCGATATTTTTGCCTACTTCGGTGGAAGCTCTCTGGGAGGCAAATTTATTCACAGAAAATTGTTCGAGCGTCTGAGTCCCCATAAAACATGGGAGGGCTTTTTGTCCGGTCTTGCAGGGAGCGTTGCTGCAGCAATGATTTATGGAAGCTTTATCCCACAACTGCCAGTATCGACAGCATTATTGACAGGATTGCTGATCGGGCTTGCGAGTCCGGCAGGCGATCTCATTGAATCAATGTTCAAAAGAGATGCCGGGGTAAAAGACTCTTCCGGCCTGATTCCAGGTCATGGGGGAGTGCTGGATCGGTTTGACACAATCATGTTTGTGTCGCCATTTATCTATTTCATCACCATGCATCTCTGA
- the rbfA gene encoding 30S ribosome-binding factor RbfA, producing the protein MSIRTERVASLLQQELGAILQKELPRSGPIITVVEVKITADLSIARAYVSIIGTPEEQQEAMALLQDKTKSIRKILSSKIRHHFRRIPELEFHEDHLYERANRIEQLLSGVRKSSAENV; encoded by the coding sequence ATGTCGATACGTACTGAGAGAGTTGCATCCCTGTTACAGCAGGAACTTGGAGCAATCCTGCAAAAAGAGCTTCCTCGCAGCGGCCCGATCATCACCGTTGTCGAGGTGAAGATTACGGCCGATTTGAGCATAGCCAGAGCTTATGTTTCAATTATTGGTACACCTGAGGAACAACAGGAGGCCATGGCCTTACTGCAGGATAAAACAAAAAGTATCCGGAAGATTCTCTCTTCGAAGATTCGTCACCATTTCAGGCGTATTCCGGAACTTGAATTCCATGAGGATCATCTCTATGAGCGTGCAAACCGCATTGAGCAGCTTTTGAGCGGGGTGAGAAAAAGTTCCGCAGAAAATGTTTAA
- a CDS encoding glutaredoxin family protein: protein MTIMNHIVILYGKKECCLCDEAMEVLQKVKASLPFELQKIDISTNPELLEEFGLTIPVVFVDGIQVFKYRINEKKLRLLLTPV, encoded by the coding sequence ATGACGATCATGAACCACATCGTGATACTTTATGGCAAAAAAGAGTGTTGTCTCTGTGACGAGGCCATGGAGGTTTTGCAGAAAGTCAAGGCCTCATTGCCGTTTGAACTGCAAAAAATAGATATTTCAACGAATCCGGAATTACTCGAAGAGTTCGGACTTACGATTCCGGTTGTTTTTGTTGACGGTATTCAGGTATTTAAGTATCGGATTAACGAAAAAAAATTGCGTCTCCTGTTGACCCCCGTTTAG
- the infB gene encoding translation initiation factor IF-2 — MALEDMEKKYRISDIARELQVSPQEVLLFVKQEGGRVASTSSMVGEEIHGLIFGHFSVEKKMVDETKKIRAEKEKRLSRLEEQSRKTYEKEQHLSETLSPPAPPLVVVHEPKKEVIVAAPIENIPEPPSKPLEIPVAETPASEEPDAPPAVTELIEQPVVIEQQPLAPVSDAPVPPVIIELPVPSEVPESQVLPESRVLPESQVLSESPLLPEPPVLSEPQEQQELPELPELPEIPALPEPAPKKEEPSVNEHLVSFDAPQMMGGLTVLGTLDMQAGRHKKNRKKNFQEQADALKDEFEPKPAEESRVEEKVVVAKKPPVKAAADVKPKPVVADSSSSAKKKGKKKKKPAVDDKVISANIQKTISGIDDRSSTGSRQKFRKMRRNEREREHEEDEAFREAQRLVVRVTEYASPHELAELMGITAKDIIQKCFALGKFVTINQRLDKESIELIALEFGFEAEFISEVEATAVIVTEDAEADMQTRPPVVTIMGHVDHGKTSLLDYIRNSKVVAGESGGITQHIGAYEVTVEGDRKITFLDTPGHEAFTAMRARGAQVTDIVILVVAADDSVMPQTIEAINHAKAAGVPIVVALNKIDKVEANPEKIKTQLSEAGVLVEEWGGVYQCQEISAKKGIGIAELMEKVLTEAEMRELRGNYSREVPASGIIVESELDKGKGVISTVLVQRGILKVGDPFVAGNTMGKVRALMDERGKRIPFANPSQPVRVLGFEDLPQSGDALTVMVTDREARDLAQKRQVIRREHDFRRSTRVKLDSIARQIKEGLMKELSVIIKADTDGSIQALADGLMKIQNEEVKVQIIHQGVGQITETDVLLAAASDAIIIGFRVRPNVNAKKLAEKEDLDVRFYSVIYHVLEDVEKALEGMLSPELHEESLGSLEIRQIFKVPKIGNVGGCYMLEGKMFRDSKVRLLRDGVQIYEGQLAALKRFKDDVKEVDAGYECGMSLKNYDDIKVGDIVEAYKIVEKKRKL, encoded by the coding sequence ATGGCCCTTGAGGACATGGAAAAGAAATACCGGATAAGTGATATAGCAAGAGAACTGCAGGTAAGTCCGCAGGAAGTATTACTTTTTGTCAAGCAGGAAGGGGGCAGGGTAGCCTCTACATCCTCTATGGTCGGTGAAGAGATACACGGCCTTATTTTTGGCCATTTCAGCGTTGAGAAGAAAATGGTTGACGAGACCAAAAAAATCAGGGCGGAAAAAGAGAAGCGCCTCTCACGGCTGGAAGAGCAGTCGCGAAAAACATATGAAAAAGAGCAGCACCTCAGCGAAACCCTTAGCCCTCCGGCACCTCCGCTGGTTGTTGTGCATGAACCCAAAAAAGAGGTTATTGTTGCCGCACCCATAGAGAATATTCCGGAGCCCCCTTCGAAGCCTTTGGAAATCCCTGTTGCAGAGACCCCGGCCTCCGAAGAGCCTGATGCTCCTCCTGCAGTTACTGAACTCATTGAACAACCCGTCGTTATTGAACAACAGCCTCTTGCGCCGGTTTCTGATGCACCGGTACCTCCGGTGATCATCGAGCTTCCCGTGCCTTCTGAAGTTCCTGAATCACAGGTACTTCCTGAGTCCAGGGTACTTCCTGAGTCCCAGGTTCTTTCGGAGTCACCTCTCCTGCCGGAGCCACCTGTGCTTTCTGAACCTCAAGAGCAGCAGGAACTTCCTGAGTTGCCTGAACTTCCGGAGATCCCGGCACTTCCCGAACCCGCCCCCAAAAAAGAGGAGCCATCGGTTAACGAACATCTGGTCTCCTTTGATGCGCCGCAGATGATGGGAGGTCTTACGGTACTTGGTACTCTTGACATGCAGGCCGGCAGGCACAAGAAGAATCGTAAAAAGAATTTTCAGGAGCAGGCTGATGCCCTGAAAGATGAATTTGAGCCAAAGCCCGCAGAAGAGAGTCGCGTAGAGGAGAAAGTGGTTGTTGCCAAAAAGCCTCCTGTTAAAGCGGCTGCGGATGTCAAACCAAAGCCAGTGGTTGCCGACAGCTCATCGAGTGCAAAGAAAAAAGGCAAGAAGAAAAAGAAGCCGGCAGTTGACGACAAGGTCATTTCGGCAAATATTCAGAAAACGATCAGCGGGATTGATGATCGCAGCAGCACCGGTTCACGCCAGAAATTCCGCAAGATGCGTCGTAACGAGCGTGAACGCGAGCACGAAGAGGATGAGGCCTTTCGTGAGGCACAGCGGCTGGTTGTTCGGGTTACCGAGTATGCCTCTCCGCATGAATTGGCCGAGCTCATGGGTATTACGGCGAAAGATATTATCCAGAAGTGTTTCGCGCTGGGCAAATTTGTAACCATCAATCAGCGACTTGACAAGGAATCGATTGAACTGATCGCTCTTGAATTCGGTTTTGAAGCCGAATTTATTTCAGAGGTTGAGGCCACTGCGGTTATTGTGACCGAGGATGCAGAAGCTGACATGCAGACTCGTCCACCTGTTGTCACGATCATGGGGCATGTTGATCACGGAAAGACCTCGCTCCTCGATTATATACGCAACAGCAAAGTTGTTGCCGGTGAATCCGGTGGAATTACCCAGCATATTGGGGCCTACGAAGTAACGGTTGAAGGAGACCGGAAAATAACCTTCCTTGATACACCAGGTCATGAAGCCTTTACTGCAATGCGGGCCAGGGGTGCACAGGTAACCGATATTGTTATTCTTGTTGTTGCAGCAGATGACAGCGTCATGCCTCAGACGATCGAAGCCATCAATCACGCCAAAGCGGCGGGTGTTCCGATTGTTGTTGCACTCAATAAAATAGATAAGGTCGAAGCCAATCCAGAGAAGATCAAGACCCAGTTGTCAGAAGCTGGAGTCCTGGTTGAAGAGTGGGGTGGCGTCTATCAGTGCCAGGAAATATCAGCCAAGAAAGGTATCGGCATTGCAGAACTTATGGAAAAAGTGCTGACTGAAGCCGAAATGCGAGAGCTGAGGGGCAATTATTCACGAGAGGTACCGGCAAGTGGTATTATTGTCGAATCGGAACTCGACAAGGGCAAGGGTGTTATTTCCACCGTCCTCGTACAGCGTGGAATTCTCAAGGTCGGCGATCCTTTTGTTGCCGGCAATACCATGGGTAAGGTTCGTGCCCTTATGGATGAGCGCGGCAAGAGAATTCCTTTTGCCAACCCTTCACAGCCAGTCAGGGTTCTTGGGTTTGAGGATCTTCCTCAATCTGGTGATGCACTGACCGTTATGGTGACGGACAGGGAGGCGCGCGACTTGGCGCAGAAGCGCCAGGTTATCCGTCGCGAGCATGACTTCCGCCGCAGTACCCGCGTCAAGCTCGACAGTATTGCCCGCCAGATCAAGGAAGGGCTAATGAAAGAGCTGAGCGTCATTATCAAAGCCGATACTGATGGCTCCATTCAGGCTCTGGCTGACGGACTTATGAAAATACAGAACGAAGAGGTCAAGGTACAGATTATCCACCAGGGTGTCGGGCAGATTACCGAAACCGACGTGCTGCTTGCAGCCGCTTCCGATGCCATTATTATTGGTTTCAGAGTGCGTCCGAACGTCAATGCCAAAAAGCTGGCAGAAAAAGAAGATCTCGATGTTCGTTTTTACAGCGTTATTTATCATGTGCTTGAAGATGTCGAGAAGGCGCTTGAAGGTATGCTCTCTCCTGAACTTCATGAAGAGAGTCTTGGTTCGCTTGAAATCCGTCAGATCTTTAAAGTTCCAAAGATTGGCAATGTCGGCGGCTGCTATATGCTTGAAGGCAAGATGTTCCGTGACTCCAAGGTTCGCCTGCTTCGTGACGGTGTCCAGATCTACGAAGGTCAGCTTGCAGCGCTCAAGCGCTTCAAGGACGATGTCAAGGAGGTTGATGCTGGCTATGAGTGCGGGATGAGTCTCAAAAACTATGATGATATCAAGGTTGGCGACATTGTCGAAGCCTATAAAATCGTTGAGAAAAAACGAAAACTGTGA
- the rimP gene encoding ribosome maturation factor RimP — protein MQERINNCVTQVLAESAGTRGEGAYLIDIKVKGKGSGRKIEILMDADDGIRIHQCAYISRRVRERIEGDDDLLELVGENFDLMVSSPGLGEPIIIPRQYIRHVGKLLQVTYADSNGDPVELVGHLQEVSLLDEHGAKIVIMPEQKKKKGQQPKTEAVILYLNQVIRAIPEAEL, from the coding sequence ATGCAAGAGCGCATCAATAATTGTGTCACCCAGGTTTTGGCAGAGTCCGCCGGTACGAGAGGTGAAGGGGCTTATCTTATTGATATAAAAGTAAAAGGAAAGGGAAGCGGTCGGAAGATAGAGATCCTGATGGATGCCGATGATGGTATTCGCATCCATCAGTGTGCATATATCAGCAGAAGAGTCAGGGAGCGGATTGAAGGTGATGATGATCTTCTTGAGCTTGTTGGCGAAAATTTTGACCTGATGGTCTCTTCTCCTGGTCTTGGAGAACCCATCATTATTCCCCGTCAGTATATAAGGCATGTTGGAAAGCTGTTGCAGGTTACCTATGCCGACTCAAACGGCGATCCTGTAGAGCTTGTCGGTCATCTTCAGGAGGTATCGCTTTTGGATGAGCATGGGGCAAAAATTGTGATCATGCCGGAACAGAAAAAAAAGAAAGGTCAACAGCCAAAAACAGAAGCGGTCATATTGTACCTCAATCAGGTAATCCGTGCGATTCCTGAGGCGGAATTATAA
- the truB gene encoding tRNA pseudouridine(55) synthase TruB, whose amino-acid sequence MDEQRIREPLPDEGSFLLIDKPLDWTSFDVVAKIRNTYKQSGLKRKVGHCGTLDPKATGLLILATGKKTKEIATLEVLDKVYDGAIKLGAMTESHDVETMEYGQCGVAHLTESEIRIAASTFEGRRQQQPPMHSAAWHNGKRLYEHARKGVVIKERKAKEIVIHRFEVIRVELPMVYFSLHVSKGAYIRVIAHELGTLLGVGGYLASLTRVSIGPYALSSAKTVSDTVEDILQQASNALPG is encoded by the coding sequence ATGGATGAACAGCGAATAAGGGAGCCTTTACCTGATGAAGGCAGTTTTCTCCTGATCGACAAGCCACTCGACTGGACGTCGTTTGATGTGGTCGCAAAAATCAGGAATACCTACAAGCAGAGCGGTCTGAAGCGCAAGGTTGGTCATTGTGGAACCCTTGATCCAAAAGCGACCGGACTGCTTATCCTGGCGACGGGAAAGAAGACGAAAGAGATCGCAACGCTCGAAGTGCTCGACAAGGTTTACGATGGAGCCATAAAGCTTGGCGCCATGACGGAAAGTCACGATGTTGAAACGATGGAATATGGCCAGTGCGGCGTGGCACATCTGACGGAAAGTGAGATTCGCATCGCAGCCTCAACTTTTGAAGGGAGGCGTCAGCAGCAACCCCCCATGCACTCTGCAGCCTGGCATAATGGAAAACGCCTCTATGAGCATGCCCGCAAGGGAGTGGTGATCAAAGAGCGAAAAGCAAAAGAGATTGTTATTCACCGTTTTGAGGTTATCCGGGTTGAGCTTCCGATGGTCTATTTTTCCCTTCATGTTTCCAAGGGAGCCTATATCAGGGTTATTGCCCATGAACTCGGCACTCTGCTTGGTGTTGGAGGCTATCTGGCCTCCCTCACACGAGTCTCTATTGGCCCTTATGCGCTGAGTTCAGCCAAAACAGTTTCAGACACCGTTGAAGATATTCTTCAGCAGGCATCAAACGCCCTCCCGGGGTGA
- the hisS gene encoding histidine--tRNA ligase has translation MPQYQAVKGTRDIFPEEAARWKYVEGVVHAIASLYGFSEIRTPVFEYTELFQRGIGSTTDIVGKEMFSFLPDPKGRSLTLRPEMTAGVMRAALQNNLLSSAPVQKLYYIGELFRKERPQAGRQRQFSQFGAELLGVSSPAAVAEVITLMMQLFASLGLRSLKLRINSLGDTEDRLRYREALQLYFTPFHELLDDASKERLEKNPLRILDTKNPALQELVAGAPRLYDYLKDASLQDFEKVLFYLEERDIAYEIDYRLVRGLDYYCNTAFEVTSSELGAQDAIGGGGRYDGLARELGSSVDVPASGFAVGMERLLITMEKQGLFATLAPQGPLVYVIVQQQDLADNALQIVWRLRKAGIKTEVDLAARSMKAQMREANKIKAAYALFIGTTEETTGLYALKNLETSEQITLTLEAVLELLREQAVGEQLD, from the coding sequence ATGCCGCAGTATCAGGCAGTAAAGGGCACAAGGGATATTTTTCCGGAAGAGGCAGCCCGATGGAAATATGTAGAAGGAGTAGTTCATGCAATAGCCTCCCTTTATGGCTTCAGTGAAATAAGGACTCCTGTTTTTGAATATACCGAATTGTTTCAGAGAGGGATTGGTTCGACTACGGACATTGTTGGCAAGGAGATGTTCTCTTTTCTGCCCGATCCGAAAGGGCGTTCATTGACGCTGCGACCAGAGATGACCGCCGGAGTGATGAGGGCGGCTCTGCAGAACAATCTGCTCTCTTCTGCTCCCGTACAGAAGTTGTACTATATCGGTGAACTCTTTCGCAAGGAGAGGCCCCAGGCTGGCCGACAGCGTCAGTTCTCACAGTTTGGAGCTGAACTGCTTGGTGTCTCCTCTCCCGCTGCGGTAGCCGAGGTTATCACCCTTATGATGCAGCTCTTTGCTTCACTCGGTCTGCGTAGCCTGAAGCTCAGGATCAACAGTCTTGGCGACACCGAAGATCGTCTTCGTTACCGTGAGGCGCTGCAGCTCTATTTTACTCCCTTTCATGAGCTTCTCGATGATGCATCGAAAGAGCGACTTGAAAAAAATCCCCTCCGCATTCTCGATACAAAAAATCCTGCTCTTCAGGAGCTTGTTGCCGGGGCTCCACGGCTTTACGATTATCTCAAAGATGCTTCCCTCCAGGATTTTGAGAAGGTGCTCTTTTACCTTGAAGAACGTGATATTGCCTATGAAATCGATTATCGCCTTGTTCGGGGTCTTGACTATTACTGCAATACTGCCTTCGAAGTAACCAGTTCAGAGCTTGGTGCGCAGGATGCCATCGGCGGGGGCGGGCGCTATGACGGTCTTGCCCGGGAGCTTGGCAGTTCGGTGGATGTTCCTGCTTCAGGGTTTGCTGTCGGTATGGAGAGACTTTTGATCACGATGGAAAAGCAGGGGCTTTTTGCCACACTCGCCCCTCAGGGTCCACTTGTTTATGTTATTGTGCAGCAGCAGGATTTGGCCGATAATGCCTTGCAGATTGTCTGGCGATTGCGCAAGGCAGGCATCAAGACAGAAGTTGATTTGGCCGCAAGAAGCATGAAGGCGCAGATGAGAGAAGCAAACAAAATAAAAGCAGCCTATGCGCTCTTTATCGGCACGACGGAAGAGACGACCGGGCTCTATGCCTTGAAAAATCTCGAAACCTCAGAGCAAATTACCCTCACTCTGGAAGCTGTGCTTGAACTTCTTCGTGAACAGGCGGTTGGGGAGCAGCTTGATTGA